In a genomic window of Argonema galeatum A003/A1:
- a CDS encoding class I SAM-dependent methyltransferase has translation MKAETNIFNPAYIGERNDVLTLVPAKLIKVIDVGCSIGKLGKRIEESKGAEIVIGIEFDKEMAEVAKNNLDEVIVGDIEQIDWHSKASLKDLDCLIFADVLEHLKDPWRVLKQTTELLAPEVIVIASIPNIRHYDTLLNLVVKGYWPYRKSGIHDRTHLRFFTLKNIEDMFQEAELEIVKIERNYRTGRGGELRRFYKYLAVPLFRDFVTFQYLIVAKKIKK, from the coding sequence ATGAAAGCAGAAACAAATATTTTCAATCCTGCTTATATCGGAGAAAGAAACGATGTTTTAACGTTGGTTCCTGCCAAACTTATAAAAGTAATCGATGTCGGTTGTAGCATAGGAAAACTAGGCAAAAGGATCGAAGAATCGAAAGGTGCTGAAATAGTTATCGGCATTGAGTTTGACAAAGAAATGGCTGAAGTAGCCAAAAATAATTTGGATGAGGTTATCGTAGGTGATATTGAACAAATCGATTGGCATAGCAAAGCTTCTTTAAAAGATTTGGATTGTCTAATATTTGCAGATGTTTTAGAGCATTTGAAAGACCCGTGGAGAGTTTTAAAACAGACTACCGAACTTTTAGCACCTGAAGTAATTGTAATTGCAAGTATTCCAAATATTAGACACTACGATACTTTGTTAAACTTAGTTGTCAAAGGTTACTGGCCTTACAGAAAAAGTGGAATCCACGACCGAACTCACTTACGTTTTTTTACTTTAAAAAACATTGAAGATATGTTTCAAGAAGCAGAATTAGAGATTGTTAAAATAGAGCGTAACTATAGAACCGGCAGGGGAGGAGAACTGAGAAGATTTTATAAATATCTAGCTGTCCCTCTCTTTAGGGATTTCGTCACATTTCAGTATCTTATAGTTGCCAAAAAGATCAAAAAATAG
- a CDS encoding 6-carboxytetrahydropterin synthase yields MKCIVNRRAQFSASHRYWLPELTEAENIQRFGACTRAPGHGHNYVLFVYMAGELDEYGMVLNLSDVKHVIKREVTSQLDFSYLNEVWSEFQETLPTTENIARVIWQKLAPHLPLVRIQLFEHPELWADYLGNEMEAYLSIGTHFSAAHRLARPDLSYEKNCEIYGKCARPNGHGHNYHLEVTVKGEVDPRTGMCVDLGALQKVVDDYVVEPFDHTFLNKDIPYFAEVVPTAENIAIRIRDLLQEPILELGAELYKVKLVESPNNSCEVYATESVSGSFVSKISEPVLVRI; encoded by the coding sequence ATGAAATGTATTGTTAATCGTCGCGCTCAGTTTTCGGCTAGCCACAGGTACTGGTTACCCGAACTAACTGAAGCGGAAAACATTCAGCGGTTTGGTGCCTGCACCCGCGCACCCGGACACGGACATAACTACGTCCTGTTTGTCTACATGGCGGGCGAACTGGATGAGTACGGCATGGTGCTGAACTTATCTGATGTTAAGCACGTAATCAAGCGAGAAGTCACCAGCCAACTGGACTTTTCCTATCTCAACGAAGTCTGGTCAGAATTTCAAGAGACTCTTCCTACTACCGAAAATATAGCACGGGTAATCTGGCAGAAGCTGGCTCCCCATTTACCTTTAGTGCGTATTCAACTGTTTGAACATCCTGAACTTTGGGCAGATTATTTAGGAAACGAAATGGAAGCTTACCTCAGCATTGGTACTCATTTTAGCGCCGCTCACCGGCTGGCTCGCCCTGACCTCAGCTACGAGAAAAACTGCGAGATTTATGGCAAGTGCGCTCGTCCTAACGGTCACGGTCACAATTATCATTTAGAAGTCACAGTCAAAGGCGAAGTTGACCCGCGTACCGGGATGTGTGTCGATTTGGGAGCTTTGCAAAAGGTCGTTGACGACTATGTTGTCGAACCTTTCGATCACACTTTCTTGAATAAAGATATTCCTTACTTTGCAGAAGTTGTTCCGACGGCTGAAAATATTGCTATTCGCATTCGCGATTTACTGCAAGAGCCGATTCTGGAATTGGGAGCCGAGCTTTACAAGGTAAAATTGGTGGAAAGTCCCAATAATTCTTGTGAAGTTTATGCTACTGAATCAGTGTCGGGTTCATTTGTTAGCAAAATCAGTGAGCCTGTTTTGGTGCGTATATAA